A single Candidatus Omnitrophota bacterium DNA region contains:
- a CDS encoding dihydroorotate dehydrogenase electron transfer subunit — translation MAQQIIAKIISQKEVKPGCFKMALLAPAIAKAACPGQFLHIRCGSSSDPLLRRPVSIHRIDKSSLEILYNVVGRGTEILSKKKPGGSVDIIGPLGNGFNIYENSGSVKMLVAGGMGVAPLLGLSEELKRHKTKSIVILGAKTKNHILCGKEFKKLGAEVYIATEDGSMGKKGLATDLAREIIHSKRYKWHEMCIYAAGPTGMIKTLCKLMEGCSLESQVSLEERMACGLGACLGCAVDTQAGYKRVCKDGPVFKLCDIICE, via the coding sequence ATGGCACAACAAATAATCGCAAAGATAATATCGCAAAAAGAAGTAAAGCCGGGCTGTTTCAAAATGGCCCTTTTGGCGCCGGCAATTGCAAAGGCGGCGTGCCCGGGCCAGTTTCTGCATATTCGCTGCGGCAGCTCAAGCGACCCTCTTTTGCGAAGGCCGGTAAGCATACACAGGATAGACAAAAGTTCCCTCGAGATATTGTATAATGTCGTAGGCAGGGGTACAGAGATACTGTCAAAAAAGAAACCCGGTGGCAGCGTGGACATAATAGGGCCGCTCGGCAACGGTTTCAATATATACGAAAATAGCGGTTCGGTCAAGATGCTCGTCGCCGGCGGAATGGGCGTTGCGCCGCTTCTCGGGCTTTCGGAAGAGCTGAAGAGACATAAGACTAAAAGCATAGTCATATTAGGGGCAAAGACAAAAAATCATATACTTTGCGGTAAAGAGTTTAAAAAACTAGGCGCCGAAGTATATATAGCGACCGAGGATGGAAGTATGGGCAAGAAGGGCCTTGCCACAGATCTGGCGCGCGAAATCATACATTCAAAAAGATACAAATGGCACGAAATGTGCATTTATGCCGCGGGGCCCACGGGCATGATAAAAACACTTTGTAAATTAATGGAAGGATGCAGCCTTGAATCGCAGGTGTCGCTTGAAGAGAGAATGGCCTGCGGCCTCGGGGCGTGCCTAGGATGCGCCGTTGATACCCAGGCAGGATATAAAAGAGTCTGTAAAGACGGACCGGTCTTTAAACTTTGCGATATTATATGCGAATAA
- a CDS encoding dihydroorotate dehydrogenase, with protein MRINTKIKIGNIEMKNPVAVASGTFGYGDEFEGLTDIKSLGAIVTKTITLHARVGNKPPRVTETPAGMLNSIGLENPGVERFLKEKMPSLVKFKIPIIVSIAGESTEEYAEIAKRLDSVREIDGIEINISCPNIQTNELIAQNEILTAEVVKSVKSVTKKTVITKLSPNVTNIVSIAKAAESAGTDAISLINTITAMAVDIKTRESRLGNITGGLSGPAIKPIALHMVWKVYRSVGIPIIGMGGIMDWKDALEFILCGAKAVMVGTANFVNPDAAGEIITGIENYLKSARAQDISGLVGKLRV; from the coding sequence ATGCGAATAAATACAAAAATAAAAATCGGCAATATAGAAATGAAAAACCCGGTGGCGGTTGCTTCCGGCACGTTCGGCTACGGCGACGAATTTGAGGGCCTTACCGATATAAAATCGCTCGGCGCCATTGTGACAAAGACCATAACGCTTCATGCTCGGGTGGGCAATAAACCTCCGAGGGTTACGGAAACGCCGGCCGGCATGCTCAATTCAATAGGGCTTGAGAACCCCGGCGTTGAGAGATTCTTAAAAGAAAAGATGCCGTCATTGGTCAAGTTTAAGATACCCATAATCGTGAGCATTGCGGGCGAGAGCACAGAAGAATACGCGGAGATTGCGAAAAGGCTCGATTCCGTAAGAGAGATAGACGGCATAGAAATAAACATCTCGTGCCCCAATATACAGACGAATGAATTGATAGCGCAAAACGAGATTCTAACGGCCGAGGTTGTCAAATCGGTAAAGAGCGTGACAAAAAAGACCGTCATAACAAAATTGTCGCCTAATGTGACGAACATAGTTTCAATAGCAAAAGCGGCGGAATCGGCAGGCACTGACGCCATATCGTTAATAAACACGATTACGGCGATGGCCGTCGATATAAAGACTAGAGAAAGCAGATTGGGCAATATTACGGGAGGCCTAAGCGGCCCCGCAATAAAACCCATAGCGCTTCATATGGTGTGGAAGGTATATCGCAGCGTCGGGATTCCGATAATAGGCATGGGCGGCATAATGGACTGGAAGGATGCCCTGGAATTTATTCTTTGCGGCGCGAAAGCGGTAATGGTAGGTACGGCTAATTTTGTAAATCCGGACGCCGCCGGCGAAATAATAACCGGCATAGAAAATTATCTGAAAAGCGCGAGGGCACAAGACATAAGCGGCCTCGTAGGTAAATTAAGGGTTTAA